The following proteins are co-located in the Enoplosus armatus isolate fEnoArm2 chromosome 10, fEnoArm2.hap1, whole genome shotgun sequence genome:
- the pcdhb gene encoding protocadherin alpha-C2, whose translation MIFWATVFVLCAVWPGALSVTRYSIAEEMERGSVVANLAADLGVEPGGLAQREVKLDIFHNKKYLDVNKKTGELYIVEKMDREYLCPKTTSCFLKLDVIIESPLRIFNIELGITDINDNAPHFRRDRVELDVSESATPGERFSLPNAVDPDVGINTIKTYKLSDGDHFTIEIQTGSDGTQYVDLVLTKSLDREENAVHNLILTAVDGGVPVRSGTASIIVRVQDTNDNPPRFDRQTYTINMTENSPIGTLVTKLNATDLDEGLNSETVYSFTLYTSEKTQGVFALNPNTGEITVKGTIDYEDMKFYEMHIEARDKGMHPLLGQCKVVVHVKDMNDNYPEITIQSVKNTVNENIPVGSIIALVGISDRDTGDNGKVSLSINQNLPFILNKSSERPMDYKLIVSEPLDRESVPEYDITLIVTDAGMPPLSENETITLHLLDVNDNAPKFPRSFYTIRVMENNAPGALLSSLTAFDPDLHENQYLVYFILEKEIANTSMSMLFSINPENGNLYALKTFDYEIEKEFLFHIEARDSGSPPLSSNVTVHIIIVDQNDNAPVIVSPWRAHGSVVEEKIPRSTDKGSLVSKVIALDTDSVHNSRITYQFLQVTDATLFSLDQYNGEIRTMRMFSYRDPRHQRLVVVAKDNGQPALSATVTIKLSTVETAVKAYSDLTEVPLEYDIFSDLNLYLVIGLGSVSFLLLITILVTIVLKCQKPKASKAAPPCRNSVISERNSTIADSTLVSNDAYWYSLFLAETRKGKLVVRQPVPKGSRYIVSSIPRGTGLTDTSDSAASTLQVRVQ comes from the coding sequence ATGATTTTTTGGGCCACAGTCTTTGTCTTGTGTGCTGTGTGGCCCGGCGCTTTGTCTGTGACACGGTACTCTATAGCCGAGGAGATGGAAAGAGGCTCTGTTGTGGCTAATCTCGCTGCGGATTTGGGAGTTGAACCTGGAGGTTTGGCACAACGAGAGGTAAAACTTGATATTTTCCATAACAAAAAATATCTAGATGTCAATAAAAAGACAGGGGAGTTGTATATCGTGGAAAAGATGGACAGGGAATATCTTTGTCCGAAAACAACCTCCTGTTTTCTAAAGCTTGATGTTATCATAGAAAGCCCCTTACGCATCTTCAACATTGAACTTGGAATAACGGACATAAATGATAACGCTCCACATTTTCGAAGAGACAGAGTAGAGCTCGACGTTTCAGAGTCGGCAACACCGGGAGAGAGATTCTCCCTGCCGAATGCTGTGGATCCAGATGTTGgcataaatacaattaaaacataCAAACTCAGTGACGGCGATCATTTCACCATCGAAATCCAGACGGGCAGTGATGGAACTCAATACGTTGATTTGGTGTTGACCAAGTCTttagacagagaggagaatgcTGTTCATAATTTGATACTGACTGCTGTGGACGGCGGGGTCCCTGTGCGCTCCGGCACTGCCAGTATTATTGTCAGAGTACAGGATACAAACGATAATCCCCCTCGGTTTGACAGGCAGACTTACACAATTAACATGACAGAAAATTCCCCTATCGGAACCTTGGTGACGAAGCTGAACGCTACGGATCTTGACGAGGGTCTGAATTCAGAGACAGTGTACTCATTCACCCTTTACACgtcagaaaaaacacaaggtgTCTTTGCATTGAATCCTAACACAGGGGAGATAACCGTGAAGGGAACTATTGACTATGAAGATATGAAGTTTTATGAGATGCACATTGAGGCCAGAGACAAAGGGATGCATCCCTTACTGGGGCAGTGTAAAGTAGTTGTCCACGTGAAGGATATGAATGACAATTATCCGGAAATAACCATACAGTCTGtgaaaaacacagttaatgAGAACATCCCAGTAGGAAGTATCATTGCTCTGGTAGGAATAAGTGACAGAGACACTGGCGATAATGGAAAAGTAAGCTTGTCCATAAATCAGAACCTGCCCTTTATCCTTAACAAGTCATCAGAAAGACCCATGGATTACAAGCTCATAGTGTCTGAGCCCTTGGATCGTGAATCAGTACCTGAATATGACATCACACTGATTGTGACAGATGCAGGGATGCCGCCTTTATCTGAAAACGAAACAATAACTCTGCATCTATTGGACGTGAATGACAACGCGCCAAAGTTCCCTCGGTCGTTTTATACTATACGTGTAATGGAGAATAACGCTCCGGGGGCCTTGCTCAGTTCTCTCACTGCCTTTGACCCTGACCTCCATGAAAACCAGTATCTAGTTTATTTCATCCTAGAGAAGGAGATAGCCAACACCTCCATGTCCATGCTGTTCTCCATCAATCCAGAGAACGGTAACCTTTACGCACTAAAGACTTTTGACTATGAGATCGAGAAGGAGTTTCTTTTCCACATCGAGGCCAGAGACTCTGGCTCTCCTCCACTCAGCAGTAACGTGACCGTCCACATCATCATTGTGGACCAGAACGACAACGCTCCGGTTATTGTCTCTCCGTGGCGCGCGCACGGCTCGGTGGTGGAGGAAAAGATTCCCAGATCCACCGATAAAGGCTCTCTGGTTTCCAAGGTGATAGCCTTGGACACCGACTCGGTGCACAACTCTCGGATTACCTACCAGTTTCTACAGGTGACCGACGCCACCTtgttcagtctggaccaataCAACGGAGAGATCCGGACTATGAGGATGTTCAGTTACAGAGATCCGCGCCACCAGCGACTGGTTGTCGTTGCCAAGGACAACGGGCAGCCTGCTCTCTCCGCTACAGTCACCATCAAGCTGTCCACAGTGGAGACTGCCGTTAAGGCCTACTCTGACTTGACTGAGGTGCCTCTAGAATACGACATCTTTTCAGACCTGAACCTGTATTTGGTCATCGGTCTGGGCTCGGTGTCATTTCTCCTGCTGATCACCATATTGGTCACCATCGTGCTCAAGTGTCAGAAACCAAAGGCCAGCAAAGCGGCTCCTCCCTGCAGGAACAGTGTGATCAGTGAGAGGAACTCCACCATCGCTGACTCCACTCTGGTCTCCAACGATGCCTACTGGTACAGTCTGTTTCTAGCGGAGACCAGGAAAGGAAAGCTGGTGGTTAGACAGCCTGTGCCAAAGGGCTCCAGATACATCGTGTCCAGTATACCGAGAGGGACAGGACTGACAGACACGAGCGACTCAGCAGCTTCTACTCTGCAGGTAAGAGTCCAATGA
- the LOC139291704 gene encoding protocadherin alpha-C2-like: MRSSETMQSCKRYVLLVILCFFVQHISTSVTHYSIPEEMKEGSVVANLATDLSLDVKTLNQRKMRLDIIANKKYLDVNKETGELYIVEKIDREYLCTKMLTLCYLKMEVILENPVRIFNIEVEILDMNDNAPQFRRDVIHLDISEATPKGERFSLSNAVDPDAGSNSVKTYHLSESEHFNIEVQTGRDGSKFAELILTKILDREQKAVHNLILTAVDGGTPARSGTASVIVRVLDTNDNTPTFDKVSYNLKIMENSPIGSLVVHLNATDSDEGSNSDVTYSYSLYTSEKTQETFNLNPSTGEITVKGMLNYEDFRIYDMEVIATDKGANSLSGQCTIKILVEDMNDNHPEISIKSFQSPVNENIELDTVIAVVSVSDKDSGDNGVVDLHVPDNMPFKLRESSDNYYELVVSEPLDREKVPEYDITFTVTDRGSPPLSDNETMTLELLDVNDNVPQFPQSFYTIRVMENNAPGALLSSLTAFDPDLHENQYLVYFILEKEIANTSMSMLFSINPENGNLYALKTFDYEIEKEFLFHIEARDSGSPPLSSNVTVHIIIVDQNDNAPVIVSPWRAHGSVVEEKIPRSTDKGSLVSKVIALDTDSVHNSRITYQFLQVTDATLFSLDQYNGEIRTMRMFSYRDPRHQRLVVVAKDNGQPALSATVTIKLSTVETAVKAYSDLTEVPLEYDIFSDLNLYLVIGLGSVSFLLLITILVTIVLKCQKPKASKAAPPCRNSVISERNSTIADSTLVSNDAYWYSLFLAETRKGKLVVRQPVPKGSRYIVSSIPRGTGLTDTSDSAASTLQVRVQCAFGFKFIIYQY; this comes from the coding sequence ATGCGGTCCTCTGAAACAATGCAGTCTTGCAAAAGGTACGTGCTGCttgttattctttgttttttcgtTCAACACATATCGACTTCAGTGACTCATTATTCAATaccagaggaaatgaaagaaggaTCAGTTGTAGCGAACCTGGCTACTGATCTCAGCCTGGAtgttaaaacactgaatcagaGGAAGATGCGTCTTGACATCATTGCAAATAAGAAATATCTGGACGTGAACAAAGAGACTGGTGAGCTGTATATTGTTGAGAAGATTGACAGGGAATACCTTTGCACAAAAATGCTGACATTGTGCTACTTGAAAATGGAGGTAATACTAGAAAACCCAGTACGAATTTTTAACATAGAAGTAGAGATTTTGGATATGAACGACAACGCCCCACAGTTTCGACGAGACGTCATACATTTAGATATATCTGAAGCGACGCCAAAAGGGGAGAGATTCTCTCTCAGCAATGCAGTTGATCCTGATGCTGGCAGTAATTCAGTGAAAACATACCATCTGAGTGAAagtgaacattttaatattgaagTTCAGACGGGACGAGATGGGTCGAAGTTTGCTGAATTAATATTAACAAAAATCTTAGATCGGGAGCAGAAAGCTGTTCATAATTTAATACTCACAGCTGTAGATGGAGGCACACCTGCTCGTTCTGGCACTGCAAGTGTTATTGTTCGTGTTTTGGACACAAACGACAACACTCCTACTTTTGACAAAGTGAGTTATAATctaaaaataatggaaaattCTCCAATTGGAAGTCTTGTTGTTCATCTCAATGCAACGGACTCAGATGAGGGGTCAAATTCTGATGTTACATACTCATACAGTTTATATACGTCAGAGAAAACGcaagaaacatttaatttgaatcCTTCTACTGGTGAAATTACCGTTAAAGGAATGTTAAATTATGAAGATTTCAGGATTTATGATATGGAAGTTATAGCAACTGATAAAGGAGCCAACAGTCTGTCAGGACAATGTACCATAAAGATTCTGGTTGAAGACATGAATGACAACCATCCAGAAATATCTATTAAATCCTTTCAGAGTCCAGTCAATGAAAACATAGAATTAGACACAGTGATAGCTGTAGTTAGTGTCAGTGATAAAGATTCAGGTGACAACGGAGTGGTTGATCTTCATGTTCCAGATAATATGCCTTTCAAACTGAGGGAGTCCTCTGATAACTATTATGAATTAGTGGTGTCAGAGCCATTAGACCGTGAGAAGGTTCCAGAATATGACATCACGttcactgtgacagacagaggttctcctcctttatctgaCAATGAAACTATGACGTTAGAACTGCTGGACGTTAATGACAATGTTCCACAGTTCCCTCAGTCGTTTTATACTATACGTGTAATGGAGAATAACGCTCCGGGGGCCTTGCTCAGTTCCCTCACTGCGTTTGATCCTGACCTCCATGAAAACCAGTATCTAGTTTATTTCATCCTAGAGAAGGAGATAGCCAACACCTCCATGTCCATGCTGTTCTCCATCAATCCAGAGAACGGTAATCTTTACGCACTAAAGACTTTTGACTATGAAATCGAGAAGGAGTTTCTTTTCCACATCGAGGCCAGAGACTCTGGCTCTCCTCCACTCAGCAGTAACGTGACCGTCCACATCATCATTGTGGACCAGAACGACAACGCTCCGGTTATTGTCTCTCCGTGGCGCGCGCACGGCTCGGTGGTGGAGGAAAAGATTCCCAGATCCACCGATAAAGGCTCTCTGGTTTCCAAGGTGATAGCCTTGGACACCGACTCGGTGCACAACTCCCGGATTACCTACCAGTTTCTACAGGTGACCGACGCCACCTtgttcagtctggaccaataCAACGGAGAGATCCGGACTATGAGGATGTTCAGTTACAGAGATCCGCGCCACCAGCGACTGGTTGTCGTTGCCAAGGACAACGGGCAGCCTGCTCTCTCCGCTACAGTCACCATCAAGCTGTCCACAGTGGAGACTGCCGTTAAGGCCTACTCTGACTTGACTGAGGTGCCTCTAGAATACGACATCTTTTCAGACCTGAACCTGTATTTGGTCATCGGTCTGGGCTCGGTGTCATTTCTCCTGCTGATCACCATATTGGTCACCATCGTGCTCAAGTGTCAGAAACCAAAGGCCAGCAAAGCGGCTCCTCCCTGCAGGAACAGTGTGATCAGTGAGAGGAACTCCACCATCGCTGACTCCACTCTGGTCTCCAACGATGCCTACTGGTACAGTCTGTTTCTAGCGGAGACCAGGAAAGGAAAGCTGGTGGTTAGACAGCCTGTGCCAAAGGGCTCCAGATACATCGTGTCCAGTATACCGAGAGGGACAGGACTGACAGACACGAGCGACTCAGCAGCTTCTACTCTGCAGGTAAGAGTCCAATGTGCATTTGGTTTTAAATTCATCATCTATCAATattaa
- the LOC139291701 gene encoding protocadherin-10, giving the protein MDHRLSRGSWVPVTGLVICLLLCACVVDLVLAQIRYSIPEELEHGAFVGNIAEDLGLDVAKLSARRFRIVSGAKKQYLEVNLENGILFVNEKIDREELCERSPSCFLHLQVVIENPLELYRVEVEILDVNDNSPSFPWSEFNLDITESAAPGSCFPLESAQDQDVGTNSLRSYQLSANEHFVLNIQTRNDGSKFAELVLDTPLDREQQKKHEMVLTAFDGGSPERSGTALITITVLDANDNVPVFDRSVYRASLVENAPRGTLVLKLNATDLDEGSNGEVTYAFSGHAPLKVRELFNVDPYTGEIRVKGVVDYEKASVYELYVQAKDRGPSAVAVHSKVLVDILDVNDNAPEVILTSVSTPVQEDAPPGTVIAVISVMDRDSGENGNVDCQIPSNVPFQLHSSFKNYYTLVTSEFLDREAVSEYNITLTARDLGSPSLSTRKTILVQVSDINDNPPRFSQPSYTVYVTENNAPGASICSVTAFDPDSNQNAYLSYSILEGQIQGMPVSTYVSINSDNGNIYALRSFDYEQLRNFQILVQAQDAGFPPLASNITVNVFVLDQNDNAPVIVSPLPKNGTVATEVVPRSVDAGYLVTKITALDADAGQNSRLSYQVLQATDPGLFSVALYTGEIRTIRRLVEKDATRQRLVILVKDNGQPPLSATVSIVLTVVDSVPESLSDFGDLTLSPQPPSNLALYLIVSLSTISLIFLVAIIVLAAVKCYKDRETISGYNLPPFACCCCGGFQPEPPPEVFKKSNLNLQISSAAKVPTNCMEVNGNSSLSQSYCYKVCLTPESAKSDFMFLKPCSPGSTPRNNEAKSAENSWNAQSRSASVNNGATTPNELKQPNTDWTLTKNQNSSIKSYNSINMDGTLMRKAMHADPENYVTSMAPGQYWTWGTHMRGVKVGSPLVPGLLGAHLLHNSSSHQSPPTLTLTLTHILTHILTHTHHLTTTTMCTSLGHHQAFAP; this is encoded by the exons ATGGATCACAGACTCTCCAGAGGCAGTTGGGTACCGGTGACTGGGCTGGTTATATGTCTGcttctgtgtgcgtgtgtggtggACCTGGTTCTTGCGCAAATTCGGTACTCCATCCCTGAAGAGCTGGAGCACGGAGCTTTTGTGGGCAACATCGCTGAAGACCTAGGATTGGATGTGGCCAAGCTGTCAGCCCGTCGGTTTCGCATAGTCTCCGGCGCAAAGAAGCAGTATTTAGAAGTGAACTTGGAGAACGGCATTCTCTTTGTCAACGaaaagatagacagagaggaacTGTGTGAACGAAGCCCGAGCTGCTTTTTACACTTACAAGTGGTCATTGAAAACCCTTTAGAACTGTACAGAGTGGAAGTGGAGATTTTAGATGTGAATGACAACTCCCCCAGTTTCCCGTGGAGCGAGTTTAATCTTGACATCACAGAGTCGGCTGCGCCCGGCTCCTGCTTCCCGTTAGAGAGCGCGCAGGACCAGGACGTGGGCACCAACTCTCTGCGCTCCTACCAGCTAAGCGCAAACGAGCACTTCGTATTGAACATCCAGACGCGCAATGACGGAAGCAAGTTTGCCGAACTCGTGCTGGACACCCCACTGGACCGGGAACAGCAGAAAAAGCACGAAATGGTTCTGACCGCCTTTGACGGGGGGTCACCGGAACGCTCTGGGACAGCACTGATAACTATTACAGTGTTGGACGCAAACGATAACGTGCCCGTATTTGACCGCTCAGTTTACCGGGCGAGCCTGGTGGAGAACGCACCGAGGGGGACGCTGGTGCTGAAGCTGAACGCCACAGACCTGGATGAGGGCTCGAACGGAGAGGTGACCTACGCGTTTAGCGGGCACGCACCCCTCAAGGTGCGCGAACTGTTCAACGTGGACCCGTACACGGGTGAAATCCGAGTGAAGGGCGTTGTGGACTATGAGAAAGCCAGTGTATACGAGCTATATGTGCAAGCGAAAGACAGGGGACCCTCGGCCGTGGCTGTTCACAGTAAAGTGCTGGTAGACATACTGGATGTGAATGACAACGCGCCCGAAGTCATCCTCACATCAGTGTCCACTCCTGTCCAAGAAGACGCGCCACCGGGCACGGTGATCGCTGTTATCAGCGTCATGGACCGGGACTCGGGAGAGAACGGGAACGTTGACTGCCAGATTCCGAGCAACGTCCCCTTTCAGCTCCACTCGTCTTTTAAAAACTATTATACTCTGGTGACAAGCGAGTTTCTGGACAGGGAAGCGGTGTCCGAGTACAACATCACCCTCACAGCCCGAGACCTGGGCTCCCCGTCGCTCTCCACCAGGAAAACAATCCTTGTTCAAGTGTCTGACATTAATGACAACCCCCCGCGGTTCTCTCAACCTTCATACACAGTCTATGTGACCGAGAATAATGCCCCGGGCGCTTCCATTTGCTCTGTAACTGCATTCGACCCCGATTCTAACCAGAACGCATATCTGTCTTATTCTATTCTCGAGGGTCAGATTCAGGGCATGCCCGTGTCCACTTACGTCTCAATCAACTCTGACAACGGCAACATCTACGCACTGCGCTCTTTTGATTACGAGCAACTTAGAAACTTTCAGATTCTGGTACAGGCGCAAGACGCTGGCTTCCCCCCTCTCGCCAGCAACATCACAGTCAACGTCTTTGTCTTGGACCAGAACGACAATGCACCTGTTATTGTATCCCCGCTGCCCAAAAACGGCACCGTGGCCACAGAGGTGGTTCCGCGGTCAGTAGACGCTGGGTACCTGGTCACCAAAATAACAGCGTTAGACGCGGACGCAGGGCAAAACTCCCGGCTGTCCTATCAGGTGTTGCAGGCTACAGACCCGGGGCTGTTCAGTGTGGCTCTGTACACGGGCGAAATCAGGACTATTCGCCGGCTTGTGGAGAAAGACGCAACAAGGCAAAGACTGGTAATATTAGTCAAGGACAACGGACAGCCGCCGCTCTCCGCCACCGTCTCCATTGTCCTCACAGTGGTAGACAGCGTGCCCGAGTCGCTGTCAGATTTCGGAGACCTCACACTCAGCCCACAGCCCCCCTCAAACCTCGCTCTCTACTTGATCGTGTCACTGAGCACAATATCTTTAATATTCCTGGTGGCTATTATCGTGCTGGCCGCGGTCAAGTGCTACAAGGACAGGGAGACCATCAGCGGGTACAACCTCCCCCCGTTCGCCTGCTGCTGTTGCGGGGGGTTTCAGCCCGAGCCGCCCCCGGAGGTTTTCAAAAAATCTAACCTCAACCTGCAGATTTCATCCGCGGCCAAAGTGCCCACGAACTGCATGGAGGTAAACGGAAACAGCAGTCTGTCCCAGTCATATTGTTACAAAGTGTGCCTGACTCCCGAATCTGCCAAAAGTGACTTTATGTTTCTGAAGCCGTGCAGCCCCGGCAGCACACCGAGGAACAACGAGGCGAAGAGCGCAGAAAACTCGTGGAACGCGCAAAGCCGGAGCGCATCTGTGAACAACGGAGCAACTACTCCCAATGAG CTGAAGCAGCCAAACACAGACTGGACTCTCACAAAGAACCAGAACTCCTCCATTAAAAG TTATAACTCTATCAACATGGATGGCACCCTCATGCGTAAGGCCATGCATGCAGACCCAGAGAACTATGTCACGTCCATGGCACCTGGACAGTACTGGACCTGGGGGACTCACATGAGAGGCGTGAAAG TGGGGTCCCCTCTCGTCCCTGGACTCCTCGGTGCACACCTCctccacaacagcagcagccatcagTCCCCTCccaccctcaccctcaccctcacccACATCCTCACCCACATCCTCACCCACACCCACCACCTGACTACCACCACAATGTGTACATCCCTGGGACACCATCAGGCTTTTGCACCCTGA
- the LOC139291705 gene encoding protocadherin alpha-C2-like has product MRSSETMQSCKRYVLLVILSSFVQHISTSVTHYSIPEEMKEGSVVANLATDLSLDVKTLNQRKMRLDIIGNKKYLDVNKETGELYIVEKIDREYICNTKSSTSCYLKLEVILENPVRIFNIEVEILDMNDNAPQFRRDVIHLDISEATPKGERFSLSNAVDPDVGSNTVKTYHLSESEHFNIEVQTGRDGSKFAELILTKTLDREQKAVHNLILTAVDGGTPARSGTASVIVRVLDTNDNTPTFDKVSYNLKIMENSPIGSLVVHLNATDSDEGSNSDVTYSYSLYTSEKTQETFNLNPSTGEITVKGMLNYEDFRIYDMEVIATDKGANSLSGQCTIKILVEDMNDNHPEISIKSFQSPVNENIELDTVIAVVSVSDKDSGDNGVVDLRVPDNMPFKLRESSDNYYELVVSEPLDREKVPEYDITFTVTDRGSPPLSDNETMTLELLDVNDNVPQFPQSFYTIRVMENNAPGALLSSLTAFDPDLHENQYLVYFILEKEIANTSMSMLFSINPENGNLYALKTFDYEIEKEFLFHIEARDSGSPPLSSNVTVHIIIVDQNDNAPVIVSPWRAHGSVVEEKIPRSTDKGSLVSKVIALDTDSVHNSRITYQFLQVTDATLFSLDQYNGEIRTMRMFSYRDPRHQRLVVVAKDNGQPALSATVTIKLSTVETAVKAYSDLTEVPLEYDIFSDLNLYLVIGLGSVSFLLLITILVTIVLKCQKPKPSKAAPPCRNSVISERNSTIADSTLVSNDAYWYSLFLAETRKGKLVVRQPVPKGSRYIVSSIPRGTGLTDTSDSAASTLQVRVQCAFGFELIIYQFKATFYVPS; this is encoded by the coding sequence ATGCGGTCCTCTGAAACAATGCAGTCTTGCAAAAGGTACGTGCTGCTCgttattctttcttctttcgTTCAACACATATCGACTTCAGTGACTCATTATTCAATaccagaggaaatgaaagaaggaTCAGTTGTAGCAAACCTGGCTACTGATCTCAGCCTGGAtgttaaaacactgaatcagaGGAAGATGCGTCTTGACATCATTGGAAATAAGAAATATCTGGACGTGAACAAAGAGACTGGTGAGCTGTATATTGTTGAGAAGATTGACAGGGAATACATTTGCAACACAAAGTCGTCAACGTCTTGCTATCTCAAACTGGAGGTAATACTAGAAAACCCAGTGCGCATTTTTAACATAGAAGTAGAAATTCTGGATATGAACGACAACGCCCCACAGTTTCGACGAGACGTCATACATTTAGATATATCTGAAGCGACGCCGAAAGGGGAGAGATTCTCTCTCAGCAATGCAGTTGATCCTGATGTTGGAAGCAATACAGTGAAAACATACCATCTGAGTGAAagtgaacattttaatattgaagTTCAGACGGGACGAGATGGGTCGAAGTTTGCTGAATTAATTTTAACAAAAACCTTAGATCGGGAGCAGAAAGCTGTTCATAATTTAATACTCACAGCTGTAGATGGAGGCACACCTGCTCGTTCTGGCACTGCAAGTGTTATTGTTCGTGTTTTGGACACAAACGACAACACTCCTACTTTTGACAAAGTGAGTTATAATctaaaaataatggaaaattCTCCCATTGGAAGTCTGGTTGTTCATCTCAATGCAACGGATTCAGATGAGGGGTCAAATTCTGATGTTACATACTCATACAGTTTATATACGTCAGAGAAAACGCAAGAAACATTTAATCTGAATCCTTCTACTGGTGAAATTACCGTTAAAGGAATGTTAAATTATGAAGATTTCAGGATTTATGATATGGAAGTTATAGCAACTGATAAAGGAGCCAACAGTCTGTCAGGACAATGTACCATAAAGATTCTGGTTGAAGACATGAATGACAACCATCCAGAAATATCTATTAAATCCTTTCAGAGTCCAGTCAATGAAAACATAGAATTAGACACAGTGATAGCTGTAGTTAGTGTCAGTGATAAAGACTCAGGTGACAACGGAGTGGTTGATCTTCGTGTTCCAGATAATATGCCTTTCAAACTGAGGGAGTCCTCTGATAACTATTATGAATTAGTGGTGTCAGAGCCATTAGACCGTGAGAAGGTTCCTGAATATGACATCACGttcactgtgacagacagaggttctcctcctttatctgaCAATGAAACTATGACGTTAGAACTGCTGGACGTTAATGACAATGTTCCACAGTTCCCTCAGTCGTTTTATACTATACGTGTAATGGAGAATAACGCTCCGGGGGCCTTGCTCAGTTCCCTCACTGCCTTTGACCCTGACCTCCATGAAAACCAGTATCTAGTTTATTTCATCCTAGAGAAGGAGATAGCCAACACCTCCATGTCCATGCTGTTCTCCATCAATCCAGAGAACGGTAATCTTTACGCACTAAAGACTTTTGACTATGAGATCGAGAAGGAGTTTCTTTTCCACATCGAGGCCAGAGACTCTGGCTCTCCTCCACTCAGCAGTAACGTGACCGTCCACATCATCATTGTGGACCAGAACGACAACGCTCCGGTTATTGTCTCTCCGTGGCGCGCGCACGGCTCGGTGGTGGAGGAAAAGATCCCCAGATCCACCGATAAAGGCTCTCTGGTTTCCAAGGTGATAGCCTTGGACACCGACTCGGTGCACAACTCCCGGATTACCTACCAGTTTCTACAGGTGACCGACGCCACCTtgttcagtctggaccaataCAACGGAGAGATCCGGACTATGAGGATGTTCAGTTACAGAGATCCGCGCCACCAGCGACTGGTTGTCGTTGCCAAGGACAACGGGCAGCCTGCTCTCTCCGCTACAGTCACCATCAAGCTGTCCACAGTGGAGACTGCCGTTAAGGCCTACTCTGACTTGACTGAGGTGCCTCTAGAATACGACATCTTTTCAGACCTGAACCTGTATTTGGTCATCGGTCTGGGCTCGGTGTCATTTCTCCTGCTGATCACCATATTGGTCACCATCGTGCTCAAGTGTCAGAAACCAAAGCCCAGCAAAGCGGCTCCTCCCTGCAGGAACAGTGTGATCAGTGAGAGGAACTCCACCATCGCTGACTCCACTCTGGTCTCCAACGATGCCTACTGGTACAGTCTGTTTCTAGCGGAGACCAGGAAAGGAAAGCTGGTGGTTAGACAGCCTGTGCCAAAGGGCTCCAGATACATCGTGTCCAGTATACCGAGAGGCACAGGACTGACAGACACGAGCGACTCAGCAGCTTCTACTCTGCAGGTAAGAGTCCAATGTGCATTTGGTTTTGAATTGATCATCTATCAATTTAAGGCGACATTTTATGTCCCATCATAG